From Pseudarthrobacter equi, a single genomic window includes:
- a CDS encoding MFS transporter, which yields MNPAARKIQSVYLVLTLGNTLAASFIWGINTLFLLDAGLSNLEAFAANAFFTAGMVLFEVPTGVVADSWGRRASFLLGTVTLAGSTFLYYLLWQYSAPFWWWAAVSVLLGLGFTFFSGAVEAWLVDALQYSGYDGTLEVVLGRGQMVSGVAMLAGSVAGGVIAQATNLGVPFLLRVAVLMAMFVVAFLLMHDVGFTPERSARPLAATRAVLKASVDGGLRHPPVRYIMLAAPFTQGVGIYVFYALQPYLLQLFGDPRAYAVAGLAAAIVAGADVVGGWMAPRVRKLVHRRTTVLIVSNVASALILVALLFTTTFWLALALLMLWGMVGSAGIPVRQAYLNDMIPSKQRATVLSFDSLMGSSGGVVVQPSLGRAADLYGYPASLAVSGAVQLLAAPFILMSRRQRSPADTATELAAPEESTG from the coding sequence ATGAATCCGGCCGCCCGCAAGATCCAGAGCGTCTACCTGGTGCTGACGCTCGGGAACACCCTTGCGGCGTCCTTCATCTGGGGGATCAACACGCTGTTCCTGCTCGACGCCGGCCTGAGCAACCTGGAAGCCTTCGCCGCCAACGCTTTCTTCACTGCAGGCATGGTGCTGTTCGAGGTCCCCACCGGGGTAGTGGCAGACAGCTGGGGCCGCCGCGCTTCGTTCCTCCTGGGAACCGTGACTCTCGCCGGCTCCACGTTCCTCTACTACCTGCTGTGGCAGTACTCAGCGCCGTTCTGGTGGTGGGCCGCAGTCTCCGTGCTGCTCGGCCTGGGATTCACCTTCTTCTCCGGCGCGGTGGAAGCCTGGCTGGTGGATGCGCTGCAGTACTCCGGCTACGACGGCACCCTCGAGGTGGTGCTGGGCCGGGGCCAGATGGTGTCCGGGGTCGCGATGCTGGCGGGATCCGTTGCCGGCGGCGTCATCGCGCAGGCCACCAACCTGGGCGTGCCCTTCCTGCTGCGGGTAGCAGTGCTGATGGCCATGTTCGTTGTGGCCTTCCTGCTCATGCACGACGTCGGATTCACCCCTGAGCGCTCGGCCCGCCCCCTCGCCGCCACCCGCGCCGTCCTCAAGGCTTCCGTGGACGGCGGGCTCCGCCATCCGCCCGTCCGGTACATCATGCTGGCCGCCCCGTTCACGCAGGGCGTGGGCATCTACGTGTTCTACGCCCTGCAGCCGTACCTCCTGCAGCTCTTCGGGGATCCCCGCGCCTACGCCGTGGCCGGGCTTGCCGCTGCCATTGTGGCCGGGGCCGACGTGGTGGGCGGATGGATGGCGCCGCGGGTCAGGAAACTGGTCCACCGGCGGACCACGGTGCTGATCGTCAGCAACGTGGCCAGCGCACTGATCCTCGTGGCGCTCTTGTTCACCACCACGTTCTGGCTGGCCCTGGCGCTGCTCATGCTGTGGGGGATGGTGGGTTCGGCTGGTATCCCGGTCCGCCAGGCGTACCTGAATGACATGATCCCCTCCAAGCAGCGGGCAACGGTGCTCAGCTTCGACTCCCTCATGGGTTCCAGCGGTGGAGTGGTGGTACAGCCCTCGCTGGGACGGGCCGCGGACCTTTACGGGTACCCGGCCTCCCTCGCCGTGAGCGGGGCCGTGCAGCTGCTGGCCGCACCCTTCATCCTGATGAGCCGGCGCCAGCGCTCGCCGGCAGACACCGCCACGGAGCTGGCTGCCCCTGAGGAATCGACGGGGTGA
- the mmsB gene encoding multiple monosaccharide ABC transporter permease → MSALRESLGFLTSRLRQVGIFVALILIVLLFQGLTGGILLQPQNVTNLVVQNSYILILAIGMVMVIIAGHIDLSVGSVAGFIGAVAGVMIVHWGWPWWAAIPACLLVGALVGAWQGYWIAYVGIPAFIVTLAGMLIFRGLTLITLRNQQITPFPAELRALGGGFLPDISGGTSVLEWLTVILGVGATVALLIQAFKERRIRRKFDLESEPLVWFIIKTAFTALLMLIITFLLASYRGTPIVLVVLAALVIAYTALMNNSVFGRHTYAIGGNLHAAELSGIKTKAVTFRLFVNMGVLAALAGLVFTARLNSAQPAGGTGFELDSIAAAFIGGAAVTGGIGTVAGAMIGGLIMGVLNNGMSILGLGTDYQQLIKGLVLLVAVGFDIFNKNRSGGGGGIGKRFKLKTSPPPAEEKPAPASNETVKAGLQ, encoded by the coding sequence ATGTCCGCCCTACGAGAATCGCTCGGATTCCTCACAAGCCGCCTCCGCCAGGTTGGCATTTTCGTTGCCCTGATCCTGATCGTCCTGCTCTTCCAGGGGCTTACAGGCGGGATCCTGCTGCAACCCCAGAACGTCACCAACCTGGTGGTCCAGAACAGCTACATCCTCATCCTTGCCATCGGCATGGTGATGGTGATCATCGCCGGACACATCGACCTTTCCGTGGGCTCGGTGGCCGGATTCATCGGCGCCGTCGCAGGCGTCATGATCGTGCACTGGGGCTGGCCATGGTGGGCCGCCATCCCCGCCTGCCTCCTGGTTGGCGCCTTGGTGGGCGCCTGGCAGGGATACTGGATCGCCTACGTGGGGATTCCGGCCTTCATCGTCACGCTGGCGGGCATGCTGATCTTCAGGGGGCTGACCCTCATCACCCTGAGGAACCAGCAGATCACCCCCTTCCCCGCGGAGCTGCGGGCCCTGGGCGGAGGCTTCCTTCCGGACATCTCCGGGGGTACCTCCGTGCTCGAATGGCTCACCGTCATCCTGGGTGTCGGTGCCACTGTTGCCCTGCTGATCCAGGCTTTCAAGGAGCGCAGGATCCGCCGGAAGTTCGATCTCGAGAGCGAACCCCTGGTCTGGTTCATCATCAAGACCGCGTTCACTGCGCTGCTCATGCTCATCATCACCTTCCTGCTGGCGTCCTACCGGGGCACGCCGATCGTCCTGGTGGTCCTGGCCGCACTGGTGATCGCCTACACCGCCCTCATGAACAACAGCGTCTTCGGGCGGCACACCTACGCCATCGGCGGGAACCTTCACGCGGCTGAGCTTTCCGGCATCAAGACCAAAGCCGTTACCTTCCGCCTCTTCGTGAACATGGGTGTTCTTGCCGCACTGGCCGGCCTCGTCTTCACTGCCCGCCTCAACTCGGCACAGCCGGCCGGCGGAACCGGCTTCGAACTCGACTCCATCGCCGCAGCATTTATTGGCGGCGCCGCTGTCACCGGCGGTATCGGAACCGTGGCCGGGGCCATGATCGGTGGCCTGATCATGGGCGTCCTGAACAACGGCATGTCCATCCTGGGCCTTGGCACCGACTACCAGCAGCTCATCAAGGGCCTGGTGCTTCTTGTCGCCGTCGGGTTCGACATCTTCAACAAGAACCGCAGCGGTGGCGGCGGCGGCATTGGAAAGCGCTTCAAGCTGAAGACCAGTCCGCCGCCCGCAGAGGAAAAGCCGGCTCCGGCTTCCAACGAAACTGTGAAGGCAGGCCTCCAGTAG
- the mmsA gene encoding multiple monosaccharide ABC transporter ATP-binding protein, which translates to MNTPILQMRGITKTFPGVKALQDVTLDVNRGEVHAICGENGAGKSTLMKVLSGVYPHNTFDGEILFENEPCNFSSISDSEKRGIVIIHQELALSPFLSIAENIYLGNEQATNGWVDWRKTNLEAAKLLARVGLDENPVTPVQHISVGKQQLVEIAKALSKEVKLLILDEPTAALNDEDSGHLLDLILHLKGQGVTSIIISHKLNEIRKVADAVTIIRDGKTIETLRLDEGQITQERIIRGMVGRDLESLYPEREPNIGDEVLRIEDWSVRHPQDHSRMVVRNANLHVRKGEVVGLAGLMGAGRTELAMSVFGRTYGTTVSGKVYKYGEEINTSTVSDAIRHGIAYATEDRKHYGLNLIEDIKRNISLAALRKLAKRGFVDKNQETVVANGYRKSMNIKAPSVAAITGKLSGGNQQKVVLSKWMFSDPDVLILDEPTRGIDVGAKYEIYTIIAKLAAEGKAVIVISSELPELLGICDRIYTLAAGHITGEVPIAEATQETLMHYMTKEKE; encoded by the coding sequence ATGAACACACCCATTCTTCAAATGCGAGGAATCACCAAGACGTTCCCGGGCGTGAAAGCGCTGCAGGACGTCACCCTGGACGTGAACCGTGGCGAGGTCCACGCCATCTGCGGTGAAAACGGAGCCGGGAAGTCAACGCTCATGAAAGTGTTGTCCGGCGTCTATCCTCACAACACCTTCGACGGGGAGATCCTCTTCGAAAACGAACCCTGCAACTTCTCCAGCATCTCGGACAGCGAGAAGCGCGGAATTGTCATCATCCACCAGGAACTGGCCCTGAGCCCGTTCCTGTCCATAGCCGAGAACATCTACCTGGGTAACGAACAGGCCACCAACGGCTGGGTGGATTGGCGCAAGACCAACCTTGAGGCAGCAAAGCTGCTGGCCCGTGTGGGCCTGGACGAAAATCCTGTCACCCCCGTGCAGCACATCAGCGTTGGCAAGCAGCAGCTGGTTGAAATCGCCAAGGCCCTCTCCAAGGAAGTGAAGCTGCTGATCCTTGACGAGCCCACCGCCGCTCTCAACGACGAGGATTCCGGCCATCTGCTGGACTTGATCCTCCACTTGAAGGGCCAGGGCGTCACCAGCATCATCATCAGCCACAAACTCAACGAGATCCGGAAAGTGGCTGACGCCGTTACCATCATCCGGGACGGTAAGACCATCGAAACCCTGCGGCTCGACGAAGGCCAGATCACCCAGGAGCGGATTATCCGCGGCATGGTGGGCCGTGACCTGGAGAGCCTGTACCCGGAACGTGAGCCCAACATCGGCGACGAGGTCCTGAGGATCGAGGACTGGTCCGTTCGCCACCCCCAGGATCACAGCCGCATGGTGGTCCGCAACGCAAATCTGCACGTCAGGAAGGGCGAAGTGGTAGGGCTGGCGGGCCTCATGGGCGCCGGCCGCACCGAACTTGCCATGAGCGTCTTCGGCCGGACCTATGGAACCACCGTCTCCGGCAAGGTCTACAAATACGGCGAGGAAATCAACACCTCCACGGTGTCTGACGCCATCCGGCACGGCATCGCGTACGCCACCGAGGACCGGAAGCACTACGGTCTGAACCTCATCGAGGACATCAAACGGAACATCTCCCTGGCTGCACTGCGCAAGCTCGCCAAGCGCGGCTTCGTGGACAAGAACCAGGAGACCGTGGTGGCCAACGGCTACCGCAAGAGCATGAACATCAAGGCTCCCTCCGTGGCCGCCATCACCGGCAAGCTGTCCGGTGGAAACCAGCAGAAGGTAGTGCTGAGCAAATGGATGTTCTCCGACCCCGATGTGCTCATCCTCGATGAACCTACCCGCGGGATCGACGTCGGCGCCAAGTACGAGATCTACACGATCATTGCCAAACTCGCGGCCGAAGGAAAAGCAGTCATTGTGATTTCCTCAGAACTTCCCGAACTGCTGGGCATCTGCGACCGCATCTATACCCTCGCGGCCGGCCATATCACCGGCGAAGTGCCCATTGCAGAAGCGACCCAGGAAACCCTGATGCACTACATGACCAAAGAGAAGGAATAG
- the chvE gene encoding multiple monosaccharide ABC transporter substrate-binding protein yields the protein MVRIKKLMGAVALVLALTVGATGCGSRGGTSESSGAAANPSDSLVGISMPTQTSERWIADGANVEKSLKDLGYKTDLQFANDDIPTQVSQIENMLTKGAKALIVAAIDGTTLTDVLAKAKEQNVKVIAYDRLINGTPNVDYYTTFDNYTVGVQQATSLLTGLGLVDASGKKVDGKGPFNIELFAGSPDDNNANFFWTGAMDTLKPYLDAGTLKVPSGQTKFEQAAILRWQAPVAQKRMEDIITSAYSSGTKLNGVLSPYDGLSIGIISALTSTGGYAKGSLPVVTGQDAEKGSVKSIVAGEQYSTIFKDTRQLGAQAVKMVDAVLKGQEPETNDTKTYDNKVKVVPAFLLKSVIITKDNYKKELIDSGYYKDSDVK from the coding sequence ATGGTGAGAATCAAAAAACTGATGGGCGCGGTGGCCCTTGTCCTCGCCCTGACGGTGGGTGCTACCGGTTGCGGCTCCCGCGGCGGAACCAGCGAATCCAGCGGTGCTGCGGCCAACCCCAGTGATTCACTGGTCGGCATCTCGATGCCTACGCAGACCTCCGAACGCTGGATTGCAGATGGCGCCAACGTCGAAAAGTCCCTGAAGGACCTCGGCTACAAGACGGACCTCCAGTTTGCCAATGACGACATCCCCACCCAGGTGTCGCAGATCGAAAACATGCTGACCAAGGGCGCCAAGGCCCTGATCGTTGCCGCCATTGACGGCACTACCCTGACCGACGTCCTGGCCAAGGCCAAGGAGCAGAACGTCAAGGTCATCGCGTATGACCGCCTTATCAACGGCACGCCCAACGTGGACTACTACACCACGTTCGACAACTACACTGTCGGCGTCCAGCAGGCCACTTCGCTGCTGACCGGCCTGGGCCTGGTCGATGCCAGCGGCAAGAAGGTGGACGGCAAGGGTCCGTTCAACATCGAGCTTTTCGCGGGCAGCCCCGACGACAACAACGCCAACTTCTTCTGGACCGGCGCCATGGACACCCTCAAGCCGTACCTGGATGCAGGCACCCTCAAGGTCCCCAGCGGCCAGACCAAGTTTGAGCAGGCAGCGATCCTCCGCTGGCAGGCGCCCGTTGCCCAGAAGCGCATGGAGGACATCATCACCTCCGCCTACAGCTCCGGCACCAAGCTGAACGGCGTCCTGTCCCCTTACGACGGCCTGTCCATCGGCATCATCTCGGCCCTCACCAGCACCGGCGGCTACGCCAAGGGAAGCCTCCCCGTAGTCACCGGCCAGGACGCCGAAAAGGGTTCCGTGAAGTCCATCGTCGCCGGTGAGCAGTACTCCACAATCTTCAAGGACACGCGGCAGCTCGGCGCCCAGGCCGTCAAGATGGTCGACGCCGTCCTCAAGGGCCAGGAGCCGGAAACCAACGACACCAAGACCTACGACAACAAGGTCAAGGTGGTCCCTGCCTTCCTGCTGAAGTCCGTCATCATCACCAAGGACAACTACAAGAAGGAACTGATCGACTCGGGTTACTACAAGGACTCCGACGTCAAGTAG
- a CDS encoding L-ribulose-5-phosphate 4-epimerase — protein sequence MSAGAGILETIARVRQEVCSLHAELTRYELVVWTAGNVSARVPGTDLMVIKPSGVAYQDLTPEQMIVTDLHGTPVRGTNVGAGGTVDWGNPPLSPSSDTAAHAYVYRHMPEVGGVVHTHSTYATAWAARGEAIPCVLTMMGDEFGGSIPVGPFALIGDDSIGHGIVETLKNSNSPAVLMQNHGPFTIGKDAKSAVKAAVMCEEVARTVHIARQLGDPLPIDQGHIDSLYARYQNVYGQ from the coding sequence ATGAGCGCCGGAGCAGGAATCCTGGAGACCATTGCCCGGGTCCGGCAGGAAGTGTGCTCGCTGCATGCCGAACTGACCCGGTATGAACTGGTGGTGTGGACCGCCGGCAACGTCTCGGCCCGCGTGCCCGGAACGGACCTTATGGTCATCAAGCCCTCCGGCGTCGCCTACCAGGACCTGACCCCGGAGCAGATGATCGTCACTGACCTGCACGGCACTCCCGTACGGGGCACCAATGTCGGGGCCGGAGGCACCGTCGATTGGGGCAATCCGCCGTTGTCGCCCTCGTCCGACACGGCGGCGCACGCCTACGTGTACCGGCACATGCCTGAAGTGGGCGGCGTGGTGCACACGCACTCCACCTACGCCACCGCCTGGGCTGCACGGGGTGAGGCCATTCCGTGCGTGTTGACCATGATGGGTGATGAATTCGGCGGATCCATCCCGGTGGGACCGTTCGCCCTGATCGGTGACGACTCGATCGGCCACGGCATCGTGGAGACGCTGAAGAACTCCAATTCCCCGGCAGTCCTCATGCAGAACCACGGCCCGTTCACTATCGGCAAGGACGCCAAGTCTGCGGTGAAGGCTGCTGTGATGTGCGAGGAAGTGGCCCGCACGGTGCACATCGCCCGGCAGCTCGGTGACCCGTTGCCCATCGACCAGGGCCACATCGACTCCCTTTACGCCCGCTACCAGAACGTCTACGGCCAGTAA
- the araA gene encoding L-arabinose isomerase has protein sequence MSTAANTSLDGYEVWFLTGSQHLYGEEVLKQVAAQSQEIANRLNASSEVPVRIVWKPVLTDSDAIRRTALEANSDDSVIGVTAWMHTFSPAKMWIQGLDLLRKPLLHLHTQANRDLPWADIDFDFMNLNQAAHGDREFGYIQSRLGIARKTVVGHVSNPEVARQVGSWQRAAAGWAAVRTLKLTRFGDNMRNVAVTEGDKTEAELRFGVAVNTWSVNELADAVHGAPESDVDALVAEYEDLYEVVPELRKGADRHDSLRYGARIELGLRSFLEANGSAAFTTSFEDLGALRQLPGLAVQRLMAAGYGFGAEGDWKTAILVRAAKVMGGDLPGGASLMEDYTYHLEPGAEKILGAHMLEVCPSLTASKPRLEIHPLGIGGKEDPVRLVFDADASPGVVVALSDMRDRFRLVANAVDVVPLDQPLPNLPVARALWEPKPDFATSAAAWLTAGAAHHTVLSTQVGMDVFEDFAEIAKTELLTIDEDTTIRQLKKDLNWNAAYYKLAGGI, from the coding sequence ATGAGTACCGCAGCAAACACTTCCCTTGACGGCTATGAGGTCTGGTTCCTCACCGGCAGCCAGCACCTGTACGGCGAGGAGGTCCTCAAGCAGGTGGCCGCCCAGTCGCAGGAGATCGCCAACCGGCTCAACGCCTCCTCCGAGGTCCCGGTACGGATCGTGTGGAAGCCGGTCCTGACCGATTCCGATGCCATCCGCCGCACCGCGCTGGAGGCCAACTCGGACGATTCGGTCATCGGCGTGACGGCGTGGATGCACACGTTCAGCCCGGCCAAGATGTGGATCCAGGGCCTGGACCTGCTCCGCAAGCCGCTGTTGCACCTGCACACGCAGGCCAACCGTGACCTGCCCTGGGCGGATATCGACTTTGATTTCATGAACCTGAACCAGGCCGCACACGGCGACCGCGAGTTCGGCTACATCCAGTCCCGGCTGGGCATCGCCCGGAAGACCGTCGTCGGGCACGTCTCCAACCCCGAGGTGGCGCGGCAGGTGGGTTCGTGGCAGCGCGCCGCCGCGGGCTGGGCCGCTGTCCGGACCCTGAAGCTGACCCGCTTCGGCGACAACATGCGCAACGTTGCCGTCACCGAAGGTGACAAGACGGAGGCCGAGCTGCGTTTCGGCGTCGCGGTCAACACCTGGTCCGTGAACGAACTCGCCGACGCCGTGCACGGCGCTCCGGAGTCCGACGTCGACGCCCTCGTTGCCGAGTACGAGGACCTTTACGAGGTGGTGCCGGAGCTCCGCAAAGGCGCGGACCGGCACGACTCGCTGAGGTACGGCGCCCGCATCGAACTCGGCCTGCGCAGTTTCCTCGAAGCCAACGGGTCCGCCGCGTTCACCACCTCCTTCGAGGACCTTGGCGCACTGCGCCAGCTCCCGGGCCTGGCCGTGCAGCGGCTGATGGCTGCCGGCTACGGCTTCGGTGCCGAAGGCGACTGGAAAACGGCCATCCTGGTCCGCGCCGCGAAGGTGATGGGCGGGGACCTGCCCGGCGGTGCGTCCCTGATGGAGGACTACACGTACCACCTGGAACCCGGCGCGGAGAAGATCCTCGGCGCGCACATGCTGGAAGTGTGCCCCTCCCTGACTGCGTCGAAGCCGCGGCTGGAAATCCACCCGCTCGGCATCGGCGGCAAGGAAGACCCCGTGCGGCTGGTCTTCGACGCCGACGCCTCCCCGGGCGTCGTCGTCGCGCTGTCCGACATGCGGGACCGTTTCCGCCTGGTGGCCAACGCCGTGGACGTGGTCCCGCTGGACCAGCCGCTGCCCAACCTGCCGGTGGCCCGCGCGCTCTGGGAGCCCAAGCCGGACTTCGCCACGTCCGCCGCCGCCTGGCTCACCGCCGGCGCCGCACACCACACGGTCCTGTCCACCCAGGTGGGCATGGACGTGTTCGAGGACTTCGCCGAGATCGCCAAGACTGAACTGCTCACCATCGACGAAGACACCACCATCCGCCAGTTGAAGAAGGACCTGAACTGGAACGCCGCCTACTACAAACTGGCCGGCGGGATCTGA
- a CDS encoding LacI family DNA-binding transcriptional regulator, whose amino-acid sequence MDTDPVTDNRPRRLPRLEDVAELAGVSHQTVSRVVNNHPSVSPGTRGKVEAAIATLGYRRNTAARSLVTRRSQTIGVLGSELSQYGPANTMLGVERAARDAGYFVSVAALREVSRDAILDAVRHFLDQSVDGIVVIVPHLETLAALAELPIGVPVVAVGSNGNDAVGGVKVDQRRGAELAVEHLIGQGHVRIGHIAGPQDWIDAVARADGWRAALEAAGLAADLIVEGDWSAGSGYKIGWQLAANSRATALFVGNDQMALGLLRALNEAGIRVPQDVSVVGFDDQPEAGYFCPPLTVIRQDFEELGRRCMDMMLAELGGTPGPRTLVVEPELVLRSSTAPPG is encoded by the coding sequence ATGGACACGGACCCAGTGACGGACAACAGGCCACGCCGGTTGCCCAGGCTCGAGGACGTGGCGGAACTGGCCGGGGTCTCGCACCAGACCGTGTCACGGGTGGTCAACAACCACCCGAGCGTCAGCCCCGGGACCCGGGGAAAGGTGGAGGCGGCGATCGCCACACTCGGCTACCGCCGCAACACCGCCGCCCGGAGCCTGGTCACCCGGCGTTCACAGACCATCGGTGTTTTGGGCAGTGAGCTTTCGCAGTACGGCCCCGCCAACACCATGTTGGGGGTGGAGCGCGCAGCACGGGACGCAGGATACTTCGTCAGTGTGGCTGCGCTGCGGGAGGTCAGCCGGGACGCGATCCTGGACGCAGTCCGGCACTTCCTGGACCAGTCCGTGGACGGAATCGTGGTAATCGTTCCGCACCTGGAGACGCTGGCCGCACTGGCAGAACTGCCCATCGGAGTGCCGGTAGTGGCCGTTGGGTCCAACGGAAATGACGCTGTAGGCGGGGTCAAGGTGGACCAGCGCCGCGGGGCGGAGCTGGCCGTGGAACACCTCATTGGGCAGGGCCATGTGCGGATCGGGCACATCGCGGGGCCGCAGGACTGGATAGATGCCGTGGCCCGCGCCGACGGTTGGCGTGCCGCCCTGGAAGCCGCTGGACTCGCCGCGGACCTGATTGTGGAGGGTGACTGGAGCGCAGGCAGCGGCTACAAAATTGGCTGGCAACTGGCGGCAAACTCCCGTGCCACGGCGCTCTTTGTAGGCAACGACCAGATGGCCCTCGGGCTCCTGCGGGCGCTGAACGAGGCGGGCATCAGGGTGCCGCAGGACGTATCCGTGGTGGGCTTCGACGACCAGCCTGAGGCCGGCTACTTTTGTCCGCCATTGACGGTCATCCGGCAGGACTTTGAAGAACTCGGCCGGCGGTGCATGGACATGATGCTCGCGGAGCTCGGCGGCACGCCGGGTCCCCGGACGCTGGTGGTGGAGCCGGAACTTGTCCTGCGCAGCAGTACGGCGCCGCCCGGCTGA
- a CDS encoding DUF4193 domain-containing protein: protein MATDYDAPRKQEEESPADSLEALQASRGGNAQTAVIDLEENDTAEGIDLPGADLSNEELTVVVVPEQSDEFTCSSCFLVRHRSQVALEKNGLKYCRDCEG, encoded by the coding sequence ATGGCTACCGATTACGATGCTCCACGCAAGCAGGAAGAAGAGTCTCCCGCTGACTCGCTTGAGGCCCTCCAGGCGTCCCGCGGCGGCAACGCGCAGACCGCCGTCATCGATCTCGAAGAGAATGACACCGCTGAAGGCATTGACCTGCCCGGCGCCGACCTCTCCAACGAGGAACTGACAGTTGTTGTGGTCCCGGAGCAGTCCGATGAATTCACGTGCTCCTCGTGCTTCCTGGTCCGCCACCGGTCCCAGGTTGCCCTCGAAAAGAACGGCCTCAAGTACTGCCGCGACTGCGAAGGCTGA
- a CDS encoding AMIN-like domain-containing (lipo)protein — translation MKKLSIWFTAILVAVGLGLLVPGPASATASYCGLTWGSLMKTDGSMSGAPVTNVRTGQHYCFDRLVVDLGSGPAPGYSVRYVGQITQDGSGKPVDVRGGARLQVVVRAPAYDDSGHATYKPADQLELANVSGYQTFRQVVWAGSFEGQSTLGVGVRARLPFRVFTLDGPGSGSRLVVDVAHFW, via the coding sequence ATGAAAAAACTCTCCATCTGGTTCACGGCCATCCTTGTGGCCGTCGGACTGGGATTGCTGGTTCCGGGGCCCGCCTCGGCAACCGCCTCGTATTGCGGGCTCACCTGGGGCTCGCTAATGAAGACGGACGGCTCCATGAGCGGCGCGCCCGTCACCAATGTCCGCACCGGACAGCACTATTGCTTCGACCGGCTGGTGGTTGACCTGGGCAGCGGCCCGGCTCCCGGCTACTCCGTCCGCTACGTTGGGCAAATCACCCAGGACGGTTCCGGCAAACCGGTCGACGTCCGGGGCGGCGCCCGCTTGCAGGTGGTTGTCCGGGCACCGGCCTACGACGATAGCGGCCACGCCACGTACAAGCCCGCTGACCAGCTGGAGCTCGCCAACGTCTCCGGTTACCAGACCTTCCGCCAGGTGGTCTGGGCAGGAAGCTTTGAGGGCCAGAGCACGCTCGGTGTGGGCGTCCGCGCCCGTCTTCCGTTCCGTGTCTTCACGCTGGACGGGCCGGGCTCAGGCTCCCGGCTGGTGGTGGATGTGGCGCACTTCTGGTGA